CCGGGTGGCGCTGGTAGCTCATCTTTGTTTGGGGCGCCACTGTCGTCTGCGACAGTGGCTTGCGTCTAGAGCCTCTATTCAGCAAAGTATTGAATTGTGGACGGGAAGTCAAGAGAATAGCTTGATCGCAGTCGCCTGAACTTCTTTCGTTGCTGACCCCGTCACATGACCAGTTCGAAGAGCACTGTCGCAGACGACAGTGCCACCCAAGAGTAAGAAAATTCAGCAGCGCGGCAGTCCCTGCGCCATTCGCCAGGCGTTGAGCCGAGTCACAACTTGCTGACAACTATGATCGGCCGACAGCGTCTGCATCACGAACATCCAGATGACGACCATCGGCGAATAAGCGCGCTGACGAAACAAGAAGCCGATCTCTTGACAGATCGCGGCGACGACGCCGCTGGGCATCAGCAGCTCGCTGACGAAGATCGAAACGTTATGGAACTTGCTTTGTGATTCGTGGGGCGAAGCGTTAAACTGATCGGACACGGCGGGGCCTCCTGAAACGGCGATTGTTACACCACCAATTCAGCGAAGCTCCGCCGTCTTTTTCAAATCCTCTCGCTAAGTTGCAGACGCTCTCCAATGCTGTCGCAAGATCTTGCGATGGCGCCTTTCGCCCGTTACCGCATCGTGGGGCAACGGCTTAAGCTCGTGCCATTCAGTCCTGACACCTTTTCTTCGCCAGGATTGCCAAACGTCTTGCCTGAAGGCGCTGATTTCTTTTGCAATGTGTCGAAGGCTTCAAAACGACCGTTTGGAGTTGGCCGAACTTCGAGAAAGAAAAGGAAGAAAGAAAAGTGAAGGTTGGTTTTCAACAAGGCAAATTTAGTTCCCCTTCGTAACAAAGTCCCTCGTGATGGAATATGCCAACATAGTTTGCCGCAAAGCTGAAAATGAACACATCTCCGTTGAATAATGATTCGCCGAATTCTTTGAAGTATTCTGAAGCAAATTGTTCTAATGAGTACGAATTGTCCACAAGCATGGGATCATGGTTGTGAGCATAGCAAACCTCACCAATCACGACTAATTCGCTGTCCGGGACATTCTTGAATAGCTTGAGTAATTCAGCATCGTCCAAGCCTTCCCAATCGGGCACTCGCAGCCAATCGGACGGCGAAGTCGCACCGATCTCCTGGCTGAACTGGTCAACGCTGGAGAGTGTTAAGCCGTTTTCGTCGATCAGTCGGGTCCTGAACTCACTCCAAGAAATACTTTTCATATCTACCTACCCTGAAAGAATTCAAGACCCTCAATAAAAAACTTATCTACAACTACATGGCGTTTTCCGTCAAAATCTCGAATCGTTAGCAGCCTGTTGATTTTCCCATCTTTCCATTATCCTGACACCCATCTTCACACGGCGATTGCGCCACGATGGGCAGTCTGCAATAATCCGGCAAGTACGTCTTGGCGATTTCGCGACATTCGTTTCGCCGCCAGGCGTTCGCTTTGCAGGGAGGTCTTCCGCATGTCTTCTTCTTCGGCCGCTTCGATTCAACAGCACTTTGCCGACCTGACCGATCCGCGCACGCGGAAGGTGACTTATCCGCTGGTCAACATCGTCACGATGTCGCTCTGCGCGGTGCTCGGCGGGGCGGACGATTTTGTCGCCATCGCCGATTGGGCGGAGGATAAGAAGGAGTGGCTTTCGAAGTTTCTCGACATGAGCAGCGGCGTCCCTTCGCACGATCGATTCAACGCGATTCTNGGCGCGCTCAAGCCGGCCGAGTTGGAGAAGTGTTTGCTGAGTTGGATCACGGCGCTGCAGGACATTACCGACGGACAAATCATCGCGATCGACGGCAAGACGTTGCGGCGCAGTTTCGACGCCGCCAGCAGCAAGGCGGCCATTCACATGGTCAGCGCCTGGGCGACCGCTAATCATGTGAGCCTGGGTCAGGTAGCGACCGACGCCAAGAGTAACGAGATCACGGCGATTCCGAAATTGCTCGAAATCATCGAGGTTTCCGGCTGTTTGGTGACGATCGACGCGATGGGTTGTCAGAAAGAGATCGCCGCCAAGATCGTCGACGCAGGCGGCGATTATTGCCTGGCGATCAAAGGAAATCAGCGTTATCTGCATCAAGCGATTCGCGATCACTTCGTCGCCGCGATGGAAGTCGACTTCAAGAAGCTGAAAGTTCATCGTCACGAAACGCACGAGAAAGGGCATGGCCGCGAAGAGTCGCGCTACTATTATCTCTGCCCGATCGATGCGGATGATTTTCCGTACGCCAGCAAGTGGAAGAAGTTGAAAGCGATCGGCATGACGATCAACATCGTGACGCAAAACGGGAAAGAGACAAGCGACGTGCGTTACTATATCGTCAGCAAATATCTCACCGGCAAGCGTTTCGCCGAAGCGGTGCGTGGTCACTGGAGTATCGAGAATTCGCTCCACTGGCAACTCGACGTAACGTTCGGCGAAGACCAAAGCCGCATCCGCAAAGGACACGCCGACGTTAACTTCAGCCTGCTGAGAAGAACGAGCCTGAGCCTCTTGAAGAACAACAAAACGGCCAAGGTGGGCGTGAAGAACAAGCGGCTAAAAGCGGGGCGGAACGACGCCTATCTGCTGGAAGTGTTGCTGGGGACGTGATTTATGGTGCGATCGCCGTGACACCGAAGCTGAGCTGCTATCAAGATGAAAAGAATCGCCGCGTTTCCGATGGTTTCTCCAGAAAGAATCTCTGGTAGATCCTGGCGAAGTCGCCCATATGCCAGAATCCCCACTTATTGGCAACATCTGAGACCAGCAGAGGTGAGTGTCGATGACACGCCAACTCCGCTTTAACGCGTTGCAATCGATAGGCCTGGATATAGCACTTCGGAGTGACGTTCAAACACTGGCGAAAGGCGTACTGCAATGTCCGCATACTGACGCCTGTACGTTCGCAGATATCTTCAACCGTGATTGGGAAATGCGAACTTTGTTGAATGAGCGCAATTGCCTTAGACACGAGCGCACGTCGCTTGGCACTGAGCCGGGGAGCTTCGCCGTTGGTTGCCTCCGTGATCACGCGGGTTAACAGCATTGGAAGAGTCTGAGACAACAACTCCATTCTCAGGTCAGCGTTCTCTTCTGTTGACGTAGGCGGATGCGTGACTGAAATCTTGTGCAACAGCCGAAGTAGTTGCCGAACGGAATCTGCTCGACAACGGATAACCCTTGGTCCTGAAAACTGAACACGGCCCGCAGAAGCGTCCTGAATCGCGAACGCTTCCTGAAACTTCTCTTCCGAAAGCGAAACGGTATAGACATGAAAGTTCTCGTCTGAAGCGGAGTTCAGTTCCCCATCACTCGGAAAAATCATGATATCAGAAGCACTGACATCGTACCCATGCCAACGTAGACGCTGACACGATGTGCCTGGTATAGCGACGGTAAAATACTCTTCAGGAGCCGCTCCCTGCTGGTGTAGCTTCTGCCGGAATCGCGCATTCACATAGCAGACATCTTCGGAATTGACTTGGAGAATTTCGCCACGAAATCGACCAGCCTCAAGTTGACGAAAGTCCAAATTCCAATGCTTGATCGTCTCCCGGAGATCTTCGAAGTCCTGAAATGACTGCTTGGGCACAACGAACGGGCTGGCTCCTGGCAACTTTTGCATTTTGCAACTTGAAACTTGCGTGTTTTTGATGTCATCCACAATACGCCCTGTATACAAACAATAGCTGGAGGAGTTCACCTCCCAGCGGTACGCACTTCAGACTTCATTTTTTTCTAAACTTGTAAACTTCGGCTCCGCATGTGTGATTGTACGATCTTGTTCCGAGCCGGAGCAACCAAAACAGTAAAAAGTCCGTGGAAAGCAAGTTTCGGAAGCGAAGTCAAGCGTTACCGTGAAGGTTTAGAATCAGGTCATGGTCCCAAGGAGACAACAATGAAACCTTTGACACTTTGCCTGTCCCTAATTGCAGGCATGATGCTTGCTGGACAGGTACTTGCACAATCGAAAATCGTTCACGATGCGGAGTATTACATTCTTGAAGCACAGAACGGAAAAAAGTGGGAAGCTGAGGATAAGGGGATCGCCGCACGCCTGAAGGAACTGCGGCAGAAGCACGGTACACCGCCGAATATTGTTCACATTATGTGGGACGACACCGCCTATGGAGATGTCGGCATTCCTGCGATTCAAAAAGTTCGTGGTCTGAATACCCCGCATCTGAATCGTATGGCCCGTGAGGGAATCCTGTTCTCGCGGATGTATACCGAAGTTGGCTGCACGCCAAGCCGGTCGGCCATCATGACCGGTAGGCACCCCGTGCGAAATTCGATGTTCAACATTGGCATGCTTCGTGAATCACACGGTTTGCGTGGAACTGAGGTAACTATTGCCGAGTTGCTTTCGGAAGCAGGATATGCAACGGCATTTCACGGGAAATGGCACCTCGGGGACATCGAAGAAAGTTATCCCCACAATCAGGGTTTTGATGAGGCATTCTTTACTGGTTACAACCAAATTTTGTCTCTAAACACTAGAGTTGCCGAGGGAGCAAATGCGTCGATTGGTTTGTACGAAGACATGCTTCCCGAAGATCCCTATAAGCTCGACGAAACATTCATCGTCAAAGGTTGGGTGCAGATTGCAGAAGGAACCAAGGGAGGAGCCACGCGACAATGGGGGAACAACTCTCATGAAAATTATCTTAAAATCGATCCAGAAGCTCAGAAGCGGACACTCGAATTCATCGAACGTAACGC
The genomic region above belongs to Blastopirellula retiformator and contains:
- a CDS encoding ISAs1 family transposase — encoded protein: MSSSSAASIQQHFADLTDPRTRKVTYPLVNIVTMSLCAVLGGADDFVAIADWAEDKKEWLSKFLDMSSGVPSHDRFNAILGALKPAELEKCLLSWITALQDITDGQIIAIDGKTLRRSFDAASSKAAIHMVSAWATANHVSLGQVATDAKSNEITAIPKLLEIIEVSGCLVTIDAMGCQKEIAAKIVDAGGDYCLAIKGNQRYLHQAIRDHFVAAMEVDFKKLKVHRHETHEKGHGREESRYYYLCPIDADDFPYASKWKKLKAIGMTINIVTQNGKETSDVRYYIVSKYLTGKRFAEAVRGHWSIENSLHWQLDVTFGEDQSRIRKGHADVNFSLLRRTSLSLLKNNKTAKVGVKNKRLKAGRNDAYLLEVLLGT
- a CDS encoding helix-turn-helix domain-containing protein — encoded protein: MQKLPGASPFVVPKQSFQDFEDLRETIKHWNLDFRQLEAGRFRGEILQVNSEDVCYVNARFRQKLHQQGAAPEEYFTVAIPGTSCQRLRWHGYDVSASDIMIFPSDGELNSASDENFHVYTVSLSEEKFQEAFAIQDASAGRVQFSGPRVIRCRADSVRQLLRLLHKISVTHPPTSTEENADLRMELLSQTLPMLLTRVITEATNGEAPRLSAKRRALVSKAIALIQQSSHFPITVEDICERTGVSMRTLQYAFRQCLNVTPKCYIQAYRLQRVKAELACHRHSPLLVSDVANKWGFWHMGDFARIYQRFFLEKPSETRRFFSS